A stretch of Schistocerca americana isolate TAMUIC-IGC-003095 chromosome 3, iqSchAmer2.1, whole genome shotgun sequence DNA encodes these proteins:
- the LOC124607298 gene encoding ice-structuring glycoprotein-like gives MRAPALLLVALSCALAAASAEPGFLGAAAPALVAAAPAAPAAVRVTVPTAAVIPPSISTQYHAQDELGGYAYGYNGGPSAKQEVRTPDGVVAGAYSYVDANNIVQSAQYASDPVNGFRVAATNLPVGPAAPAVVAAPAPAPVVAAHAAPAVLAAAAPAVVAAAPAPAAAAAAAHLVAKAQLLGRKKRGIFGAPVAYAAHAPAVVAAPAVVAASPGSTVVTVPGTSAYSFSTASLHPPQVVPASPQTAVAAAVAIDPHLAAKAHLLGRRKRSPGYLGAAGLVAAAPVAHAAPLAYAAPAAAVVPAGPVVATAPGSTTITNPPFRSFSYAAAAGHPAQVVPAGPAVAYAAAAPAVVAGPALPVAPAVAAAPAVAVANAAAAAHAANAAAAVNAANAANAANAAHAAAAARAANAAAAVNAANAVNAANAAAAVNAANAAAAANAAAAANAAAAAAAPAVVAAHAPAVVAAHAAAPAPAAAAVLPVTASSQYRVQDGLGQYTYGYADSNSVKTESRAVDGSTVGGYSYVDGHGLVQSVKYHADTLGFRVAATNLPVGHA, from the coding sequence GTTGCCCTGTCGTGCGCCCTGGCCGCCGCCTCGGCGGAGCCCGGCTTCCTCGGGGCCGCCGCCCCGGCGCtcgtcgccgccgcccccgccgcccccgccgccgtccGAGTGACAGTGCCCACGGCCGCCGTCATCCCGCCGTCCATCTCGACCCAGTACCACGCCCAGGACGAGCTCGGCGGCTACGCGTACGGCTACAACGGCGGCCCCTCTGCCAAGCAGGAGGTGCGCACGCCCGACGGCGTCGTGGCCGGCGCCTACTCCTACGTGGACGCCAACAATATCGTCCAGAGCGCCCAGTACGCCTCCGACCCCGTAAATGGCTTCCGCGTTGCCGCCACCAACCTGCCGGTcggccccgccgcccccgccgtggtAGCCGCGCCCGCGCCCGCTCCCGTCGTCGCTGCTCACGCCGCCCCCGCAGTACTCGCCGCGGCCGCCCCCGCCGTCGTCGCCGCCGCTCCAGCTCcagctgccgccgctgccgccgcacaCCTCGTAGCCAAGGCGCAACTGCTGGGCCGCAAGAAGAGAGGAATCTTCGGAGCGCCCGTGGCGTACGCCGCCCACGCCCCCGCCGTcgtcgccgcccccgccgtcgTCGCCGCCTCCCCCGGGTCAACAGTGGTCACAGTGCCCGGCACCAGTGCATATTCCTTCAGCACCGcctccctccacccaccgcagGTAGTCCCCGCTAGTCCTCAGACTGCCGTGGCTGCCGCTGTCGCTATCGACCCTCACCTCGCAGCCAAGGCGCACCTGCTGGGCCGCAGGAAGCGCAGCCCCGGCTATCTGGGAGCCGCAGGGCTGGTGGCTGCCGCCCCCGTCGCCCACGCCGCCCCCCTCGCCTACGCCGCCCCAGCCGCGGCCGTCGTCCCGGCCGGCCCCGTCGTCGCCACCGCCCCCGGCTCCACCACCATCACGAACCCGCCCTTCCGTAGCTTCTCTTACGCGGCCGCCGCCGGCCACCCTGCTCAGGTGGTACCTGCAGGTCCTGCCGTGGCGTACGCTGCCGCCGCTCCGGCCGTCGTTGCCGGCCCGGCTCTGCCCGTTGCCCCGGCTGTGGCAGCCGCCCCCGCTGTGGCCGTCGCCAACGCAGCTGCAGCTGCTCACGCCGCCAATGCCGCTGCAGCTGTGAACGCCGCCAACGCCGCCAACGCTGCCAACGCCGCCCACGCCGCCGCAGCTGCACGTGCCGCCAATGCAGCTGCAGCTGTGAACGCTGCCAACGCCGTCAACGCCGCCAATGCCGCTGCAGCTGTGAACGCTGCCAACGCCGCCGCAGCTGCTAACGCCGCCGCAGCtgccaacgccgccgccgcagctgccgcCCCCGCAGTGGTCGCTGCACACGCCCCCGCTGTCGTCGCTGCTCACGCCGCGGCTCccgcccccgctgccgccgccGTTCTTCCAGTGACGGCCTCCAGCCAGTACCGCGTCCAGGACGGACTCGGCCAGTACACCTACGGGTACGCCGACAGTAATTCTGTCAAGACGGAGAGCCGCGCCGTCGACGGCTCGACTGTCGGTGGCTACTCCTACGTTGACGGGCACGGCCTGGTGCAGAGCGTCAAGTACCACGCCGACACCCTGGGCTTCAGGGTTGCAGCCACCAATCTGCCAGTAGGACACGCTTAA